From Syntrophales bacterium, a single genomic window includes:
- a CDS encoding undecaprenyl-diphosphate phosphatase — MDWLTALILGIVEGVSEFLPISSTGHLILASQLMGLSHTEFLKSFEIAIQVGAILSVVALYWRRLLIDVETIKKLIVAFLPTGILGFTLYRLVKQFLLGSPNVVLWSLFLGGIFIIAFEYLHREREDAVEDVSGITYRQALLIGLFQSVAMIPGVSRSAATIIGGLSLGLRRKTIVEFSFLLAVPTMLAATAYDLLKSGSAFSMDQMGFLAVGFVTSFVVALLSIKFLLSFIQTHTFIAFGIYRIAFVALWVLIL, encoded by the coding sequence ATGGACTGGCTGACTGCTCTGATTCTGGGAATCGTGGAAGGCGTCTCCGAATTCCTGCCCATCTCGTCCACGGGACACCTGATCCTCGCCTCCCAGTTGATGGGGCTCAGCCATACGGAGTTCCTCAAAAGTTTCGAGATTGCCATCCAGGTCGGCGCCATCCTCTCCGTCGTGGCCCTGTACTGGCGGCGCCTGCTCATTGACGTCGAGACGATCAAAAAGCTGATCGTCGCCTTCCTGCCCACGGGAATCCTGGGCTTCACCCTCTACCGGCTGGTCAAGCAGTTCCTCCTCGGTTCGCCGAACGTGGTTTTATGGTCCCTGTTTCTGGGAGGAATCTTCATCATCGCCTTCGAATACCTGCACCGGGAGCGGGAGGACGCGGTGGAGGACGTTTCCGGCATCACCTACCGGCAGGCCCTGCTGATCGGCCTGTTTCAGTCCGTCGCCATGATCCCTGGGGTATCCCGCTCCGCTGCCACGATCATCGGCGGGCTGTCCCTGGGCCTGCGGCGGAAAACCATCGTCGAGTTTTCCTTTCTCCTGGCGGTGCCCACCATGCTGGCCGCTACAGCCTACGACCTCCTCAAGAGCGGCTCCGCCTTCTCCATGGACCAGATGGGGTTCCTGGCCGTCGGCTTTGTGACTTCATTCGTCGTGGCACTCCTCAGCATCAAGTTCCTCCTCTCCTTCATCCAGACGCACACCTTCATTGCCTTTGGCATCTACCGGATCGCCTTCGTCGCCCTCTGGGTGCTGATCCTGTAA
- a CDS encoding helical backbone metal receptor has translation MNQNPSPIKRSPGIASLGIVLAVLLAWVCASPSPARANPPQRIVSLAPNLTEILFELGLGDRVAGVTRFCDWPPAAGKKPQVGGYTNPSLEAVVALRPDLVVMTDEGTPREIHDRLVRLGIAVYVFRAKRLAQLPQALREFGPAVGAEAAAEKRAAAIEDALRRFSSRAGARKGDIRTALFVIQPEPLMVAGPGTVIDDALSVLGVRNIAAGTKSPYPKLSVEEVFRRSPDVIFIGRGSMTGAGSKLLRRWKALPAVRNGRVHVVGETLYRLSPRLLEGMEEMATLLERPGRSAGKR, from the coding sequence ATGAACCAAAATCCTTCCCCCATAAAGCGGTCCCCGGGGATCGCCTCTCTCGGGATCGTGCTCGCCGTCCTTTTGGCATGGGTCTGCGCTTCCCCTTCCCCGGCGAGGGCGAATCCACCGCAGCGGATCGTATCGCTGGCGCCGAACCTGACGGAGATCCTCTTCGAACTGGGCCTGGGCGACCGGGTGGCCGGCGTCACCCGTTTCTGCGATTGGCCGCCGGCAGCCGGGAAGAAGCCGCAGGTGGGAGGCTACACCAACCCGTCCCTGGAGGCCGTCGTCGCCCTCCGTCCCGACCTGGTGGTCATGACCGACGAGGGGACGCCGCGGGAGATCCACGACCGGCTGGTCCGCCTCGGCATCGCCGTTTATGTTTTCCGGGCCAAGCGCCTGGCGCAACTGCCGCAGGCCCTGCGGGAATTCGGGCCTGCCGTCGGAGCGGAAGCGGCCGCGGAAAAGCGCGCCGCCGCCATCGAAGACGCGCTGCGCCGGTTTTCGTCGCGGGCCGGGGCGAGGAAAGGAGACATCCGGACGGCGCTATTCGTAATCCAGCCGGAGCCTCTGATGGTTGCAGGACCCGGCACCGTCATCGACGACGCCTTGAGCGTCCTGGGCGTGCGGAACATCGCCGCCGGGACGAAGTCCCCCTATCCGAAGCTCAGCGTAGAGGAGGTATTCCGACGGTCCCCCGACGTGATCTTCATCGGCCGCGGATCCATGACCGGCGCCGGCTCAAAGCTGCTCCGCCGGTGGAAGGCCCTGCCGGCCGTGCGGAACGGACGCGTGCACGTGGTGGGGGAAACCCTGTACCGCCTCTCGCCGAGGCTCCTGGAAGGAATGGAAGAAATGGCAACCCTGCTGGAGCGTCCCGGCAGGTCCGCCGGAAAGAGGTAA
- the cbiR gene encoding cobamide remodeling phosphodiesterase CbiR, whose translation MASSSHPWPALKGRYPFRLGTTSYIVPAPILPNIRFLAPLVDEVEIVLFESGREDNLPAPAEIAEMGALGEEQDLTYNIHLPTGLSLGTADRAERHRACETILRFCDRTQPLGPSVWVLHLEEGGMDGPASLEGWRERLRTSIRDLIGGGLDPSRTVVENLGYPLEWIRPLVEESGLSWCLDVGHMLAAGEDLTAAFDAMKQGVEMIHLHGLMEGRDHRSAAAVPEEAWRTLRPYLAEYRGGLSVEVFSEEDLRTSLLALEERL comes from the coding sequence ATGGCTTCATCCTCCCATCCCTGGCCCGCCCTGAAAGGCCGATATCCCTTCCGTCTCGGGACAACATCCTACATCGTGCCGGCCCCGATCCTGCCCAACATTCGCTTCCTGGCCCCCCTGGTGGACGAGGTGGAGATCGTCCTTTTCGAGAGCGGCCGGGAGGACAACCTGCCCGCTCCCGCCGAGATCGCCGAGATGGGCGCCCTGGGGGAGGAACAGGACCTGACGTACAACATCCACCTGCCCACGGGCCTGTCCCTGGGAACCGCTGACAGGGCGGAGCGCCATCGCGCCTGCGAGACAATTCTTCGTTTCTGCGACCGGACCCAGCCGCTCGGGCCATCCGTCTGGGTCCTCCACCTGGAGGAGGGGGGGATGGACGGCCCCGCTTCCCTGGAGGGATGGCGGGAGCGCCTGCGGACGTCGATCCGGGACCTGATTGGTGGAGGGCTGGACCCGTCGCGGACGGTCGTGGAGAACCTGGGCTATCCCCTCGAGTGGATCCGGCCGCTGGTGGAGGAGTCCGGCCTCTCCTGGTGCCTGGATGTGGGCCATATGCTGGCCGCCGGGGAAGACCTCACTGCGGCGTTCGATGCAATGAAGCAGGGAGTGGAGATGATCCACCTGCACGGCCTCATGGAGGGACGGGACCACCGGAGCGCCGCCGCCGTGCCGGAGGAGGCGTGGAGGACGCTCCGGCCTTATCTGGCGGAGTACCGGGGGGGGCTTTCCGTGGAGGTCTTTTCCGAGGAGGATCTGCGAACCTCCCTGCTGGCCCTTGAGGAGAGGCTCTGA
- the cobS gene encoding adenosylcobinamide-GDP ribazoletransferase, producing MKPLLTAFRFLTILPLGRSSDRPEDLAGSVLFFPLVGLFIGIAALAADSLAMAFLPSLPAAVCTVLVLIVFSGGLHMDGLADTADGFGSARPRDKVLEIMRDSRIGTMGVVAVVAAILMKVAFLDAVPVSLRAQAVLLMPVAGRAALLWSMAWLPYARPEGGLATAFRRKGSSVNAIWALVFLLACGAGVGGWPGAAAAGAVLVVIAGWLMVCRRKIGGFTGDTLGASCEIAEIVPAVVLALWPALNLS from the coding sequence ATGAAGCCCCTGCTGACTGCCTTTCGCTTCCTGACGATCCTGCCCCTGGGACGGAGTTCCGACAGGCCCGAGGATCTCGCCGGCAGCGTCCTGTTCTTCCCCCTGGTCGGCCTCTTCATCGGTATTGCGGCCCTGGCCGCGGACAGCCTGGCAATGGCCTTCCTGCCTTCTCTGCCGGCGGCGGTCTGCACGGTCCTTGTCCTGATCGTGTTTTCCGGGGGCCTTCACATGGACGGCCTGGCGGATACGGCGGACGGCTTCGGAAGCGCCCGGCCGCGGGACAAAGTCCTGGAGATCATGCGGGACAGCCGGATCGGCACCATGGGCGTCGTGGCCGTCGTGGCGGCGATCCTGATGAAGGTGGCCTTTCTGGACGCCGTTCCCGTATCCTTGAGGGCTCAGGCGGTCCTGTTGATGCCCGTCGCCGGCCGCGCCGCCCTGCTCTGGTCCATGGCCTGGCTGCCCTATGCACGTCCGGAAGGGGGACTGGCCACTGCTTTCCGCCGGAAAGGGTCGTCGGTGAACGCTATCTGGGCCCTGGTTTTCCTTCTGGCCTGCGGGGCCGGAGTGGGGGGGTGGCCCGGTGCGGCGGCGGCGGGGGCGGTCCTGGTCGTCATCGCCGGATGGCTCATGGTCTGTCGGCGGAAGATCGGGGGCTTCACGGGGGATACCCTGGGGGCGTCGTGTGAAATTGCGGAGATCGTGCCGGCCGTTGTACTGGCCCTGTGGCCGGCCTTGAACCTTTCCTGA
- the tadA gene encoding tRNA adenosine(34) deaminase TadA, whose protein sequence is MHDDEFFMALALEEALLAEVEGEVPVGAVVAIGEKPVSRAHNRPLGLKDPTAHAEILAIRAASEVLGNYRLPEATLYVTLEPCVMCVGAIVHARVRRIAFGAADPKGGAIVSRWRLFDDGSFNHRPEVTGGVLQARCSEILSGFFRGKRVKNHHISEQPKHD, encoded by the coding sequence GTGCACGACGACGAGTTCTTCATGGCCCTGGCCCTGGAAGAGGCCCTTCTGGCGGAAGTGGAGGGTGAGGTCCCCGTCGGCGCCGTAGTGGCAATCGGGGAAAAACCCGTCAGCCGGGCGCACAACCGGCCGCTGGGTCTCAAGGATCCGACCGCCCATGCAGAGATCCTGGCCATCCGCGCCGCCTCCGAGGTCCTGGGGAACTATCGCCTGCCGGAGGCCACCCTCTACGTCACGCTGGAGCCCTGCGTAATGTGCGTGGGGGCCATTGTTCATGCCCGGGTCCGCCGGATCGCCTTCGGTGCCGCCGACCCGAAGGGGGGAGCCATCGTATCCCGATGGCGGCTCTTCGATGACGGGTCTTTCAATCATCGGCCCGAAGTGACGGGGGGCGTCCTGCAGGCGCGATGCAGCGAAATTTTGAGTGGATTTTTCCGCGGGAAAAGGGTAAAAAACCACCACATTTCGGAACAGCCGAAACATGATTGA
- a CDS encoding MBL fold metallo-hydrolase — translation MKIKFLGAARTVTGSCFLVEAMGHRFVVDCGLHQGNRDIESRNWKVDGYDPRTIEFALITHAHMDHSGLLPRLVQAGFRGSVYMTPPTKELLEVMLLDSAHIQETEAQWQNRKRLRHGEKRVAPLYTRQDAENSFSRFQAVPYDRPFEPFPGLRLVFRDAGHILGAAMIEMEIEEEGKPSKLVFSGDIGRPSQLMMHDPSVIGRADFLFVESTYGNRDHKNEEESLDELAEAVAYSFERGEKVIVPAFAVERTQEILYCIHLLAKSGRLPKGIPVYVDSPLAIRATEIFNRNASYFDEESQKMLERGENPLAVPNLYLTETTEASMAINTQEGPAIVISASGMADAGRIKHHLRHNLWREGASVVFVGFQAQGTTGRRIVDGADKVRLLGEDVAVRARVFTINGFSAHAGQSQLLEWLSHFEGGGMEIFLVHGEYGAQQVLAEKIRERFGIRAHIPDYLDEVTLVPGEAVEARVSPEAAVPKVDWEMLMAELETTVARLRESRPVLESANWGEQADLRDRIAELNRVLGTALPGR, via the coding sequence ATGAAAATCAAGTTTCTCGGAGCCGCCCGGACGGTGACGGGCTCCTGTTTTCTGGTCGAGGCGATGGGACACCGCTTCGTCGTGGATTGCGGCCTTCACCAGGGAAACCGCGACATCGAGTCGCGAAACTGGAAAGTGGACGGATACGATCCGCGAACGATCGAATTCGCCCTGATCACCCACGCCCATATGGACCACTCGGGACTCCTGCCCCGGCTGGTCCAGGCGGGATTTCGAGGATCCGTTTACATGACCCCACCGACGAAAGAACTGCTGGAGGTCATGCTCCTCGACAGCGCCCACATCCAGGAGACGGAAGCCCAGTGGCAGAACAGGAAGCGCCTCCGCCACGGGGAGAAGCGGGTGGCGCCGCTGTATACCCGTCAGGATGCGGAGAATTCCTTCTCCCGTTTCCAGGCCGTTCCCTATGACCGGCCCTTCGAGCCATTCCCGGGGCTCCGGCTCGTGTTCCGGGACGCCGGGCACATCCTGGGCGCGGCCATGATCGAAATGGAGATCGAAGAGGAGGGGAAGCCGTCGAAGCTCGTGTTTTCCGGTGACATCGGACGGCCTTCCCAGCTCATGATGCACGATCCATCCGTGATCGGCCGGGCGGATTTCCTGTTTGTCGAGTCGACCTACGGCAACCGGGACCACAAGAACGAGGAGGAAAGTCTCGACGAACTGGCGGAGGCCGTCGCCTACAGCTTCGAGCGCGGCGAAAAGGTGATCGTTCCGGCCTTTGCCGTGGAGCGGACCCAGGAGATCCTCTACTGTATCCACCTGCTGGCGAAGAGCGGGCGCCTCCCGAAGGGCATCCCCGTTTACGTGGACAGCCCGCTGGCAATCCGGGCGACGGAGATCTTCAACCGGAATGCCTCCTATTTCGACGAGGAGTCGCAGAAGATGCTGGAGCGCGGAGAAAATCCCCTGGCCGTTCCGAACCTTTACCTGACGGAGACCACCGAGGCGTCCATGGCCATCAATACGCAGGAGGGCCCCGCCATCGTCATCTCCGCCAGTGGCATGGCCGACGCTGGACGGATCAAGCACCACCTGCGGCACAATCTGTGGCGGGAGGGAGCGAGCGTCGTCTTCGTGGGATTCCAGGCCCAGGGGACGACGGGCCGCCGCATCGTCGACGGGGCGGATAAGGTCCGCCTGCTCGGGGAAGACGTAGCCGTGCGGGCCAGGGTATTCACGATCAACGGATTTTCCGCCCACGCCGGACAGTCCCAGCTTCTGGAGTGGCTCTCCCACTTCGAGGGCGGGGGGATGGAGATCTTTCTTGTCCACGGGGAATACGGTGCCCAGCAGGTCCTGGCGGAGAAGATCCGCGAGCGGTTCGGCATCCGGGCGCACATTCCCGATTACCTGGACGAAGTGACCCTCGTTCCGGGCGAGGCGGTCGAGGCCCGGGTATCACCGGAGGCGGCCGTGCCGAAGGTGGACTGGGAGATGCTGATGGCCGAGCTGGAAACGACGGTGGCGCGCCTCCGGGAATCCAGGCCGGTCCTGGAGTCTGCGAACTGGGGGGAGCAGGCGGACCTGCGGGACCGCATTGCCGAGTTGAACAGGGTCCTGGGGACTGCCCTTCCCGGGCGGTGA
- a CDS encoding XdhC family protein translates to MRTPFRCIRDLLVAGTGCAVAQIVSTRGSAPRAAGTRMIVPSAGRPSGTVGGGVLEARVEEIARSVLETGEAVLETFVLEVEKAGDPGMMCGGTAEMMVYRLEAADPDALSLYREAATVLDGRGRARFITRLPGGTAGGRIAQWLIREDGSVLGPPEPEGGLCARVPSDTGSAETRLLTVAGGRFLVESLYGGETVHLFGAGHIARSLAPLLEMTGFRTVVLDDRAEFANRERFPGADRIVVLDAWDHALEGLEVGSGGFLVIMTRGHAFDRDVLRQALRTAAGYIGMISSRRKRDAIFAALREEGYAERDLARVRAPVGIPIGAETPEEIAVSIAAEMIRHRAGIEP, encoded by the coding sequence ATGAGAACCCCGTTTCGCTGCATCCGCGATCTCCTGGTCGCCGGTACCGGCTGCGCCGTGGCCCAGATCGTCTCCACCCGCGGCTCGGCGCCGCGAGCCGCGGGGACGCGCATGATCGTCCCATCCGCCGGCCGTCCGAGCGGAACCGTAGGCGGAGGTGTCCTGGAGGCCAGGGTCGAGGAAATCGCCCGGAGCGTCCTTGAGACCGGCGAAGCCGTCCTGGAGACCTTTGTTCTCGAAGTGGAAAAGGCGGGCGATCCAGGAATGATGTGCGGCGGTACGGCGGAGATGATGGTCTATCGCCTGGAAGCGGCGGATCCGGACGCGCTTTCACTCTACCGGGAAGCCGCCACCGTTCTCGATGGTCGCGGCAGGGCTAGGTTCATCACCAGACTCCCCGGAGGGACGGCAGGGGGGCGCATCGCCCAGTGGCTCATCCGGGAGGATGGATCCGTCCTCGGTCCTCCGGAGCCGGAGGGAGGTCTCTGCGCACGGGTGCCATCGGATACCGGATCGGCGGAAACGCGACTCCTGACCGTCGCGGGCGGGCGGTTCCTGGTGGAATCGCTGTACGGCGGGGAAACAGTCCATCTGTTCGGGGCCGGCCACATCGCCCGGTCCCTGGCCCCGCTCCTGGAAATGACAGGCTTCCGGACCGTCGTCCTCGACGACCGGGCGGAATTCGCCAACCGGGAGCGTTTCCCCGGGGCGGACCGGATCGTCGTGCTCGATGCCTGGGATCACGCCCTGGAAGGCCTGGAAGTCGGGTCCGGGGGGTTCCTCGTCATCATGACCCGGGGCCATGCCTTCGACCGGGACGTTCTTCGCCAGGCCCTGCGGACCGCCGCCGGGTACATCGGCATGATCAGCAGCAGGAGGAAGCGGGACGCCATCTTCGCCGCCCTGCGGGAGGAAGGATACGCGGAACGGGATCTGGCGAGGGTTCGAGCCCCCGTCGGGATTCCCATCGGCGCCGAGACGCCGGAGGAGATCGCCGTCAGCATCGCCGCGGAAATGATCCGCCATCGGGCCGGCATCGAGCCCTGA
- a CDS encoding ABC transporter substrate-binding protein: protein MLAILRIATVAAADAGPLRRVTFLPQWFPQAQFAGYFVAMEKGFYRNHGLDLILLRGGPGGSPEEAFRQGKADFATLFLAEGIRLRAGGLKIVHVAQIVRRSGILLVARKSSGILKPSDFEGKKVSLWEHSRTQPMAFFRKYGVHPDVVRQTFTPNLFLRGGVDAVSAMVYNEYHTLLSAGLNEEELSVFAMADHGLSFPEDGIWCREELCARTPEICRAFAAATLEGWSYAFEHPEEALDIVMKYVDEAKINESRAHQRWMLARMKDLILPHGTSRSSGRLDRADYNRVARALADAGIIRAIPDYGDVHVQDPGQE from the coding sequence ATGCTTGCGATTCTCCGGATCGCAACGGTGGCGGCCGCCGATGCGGGCCCTCTCCGGCGGGTGACCTTCCTGCCCCAGTGGTTTCCACAGGCCCAGTTCGCCGGCTATTTCGTGGCGATGGAAAAGGGATTCTATCGAAACCACGGTCTCGATCTGATTCTGCTTCGGGGTGGTCCCGGGGGCTCCCCCGAAGAGGCCTTTCGACAGGGAAAAGCGGACTTCGCGACGCTGTTCCTGGCGGAGGGGATCCGCCTGCGTGCCGGGGGACTGAAGATCGTTCATGTCGCCCAGATCGTCCGGCGTTCCGGTATCCTGCTGGTGGCAAGGAAATCCAGCGGGATCCTCAAGCCTTCGGATTTTGAAGGGAAAAAGGTCAGCCTGTGGGAGCATTCCCGGACCCAGCCGATGGCCTTTTTCCGGAAGTACGGTGTTCATCCGGACGTGGTGCGACAGACCTTCACACCGAACCTGTTCCTGCGGGGCGGTGTCGATGCCGTTTCCGCCATGGTGTACAACGAGTATCACACCCTGCTGAGCGCGGGCCTCAATGAGGAGGAGCTCTCGGTTTTTGCCATGGCCGATCATGGCCTGAGCTTTCCCGAAGACGGGATCTGGTGCCGAGAAGAACTTTGTGCACGGACCCCTGAGATATGCCGGGCCTTTGCCGCGGCGACCCTGGAAGGCTGGTCGTATGCCTTCGAACATCCCGAAGAGGCGCTGGACATCGTCATGAAATACGTGGATGAGGCGAAGATCAACGAAAGCAGGGCCCACCAGCGCTGGATGCTCGCCCGGATGAAGGACCTCATCCTGCCGCACGGGACCTCCCGGTCTTCCGGGCGGCTGGACCGGGCGGATTACAACCGGGTGGCCCGGGCTCTTGCCGATGCCGGAATCATCCGAGCCATTCCCGATTACGGAGACGTTCATGTCCAGGACCCCGGGCAAGAATAG
- the cobU gene encoding bifunctional adenosylcobinamide kinase/adenosylcobinamide-phosphate guanylyltransferase, with amino-acid sequence MAEIILVTGGSRSGKSRYAQELAESMAGKRAFVATCPVVDEEMAERIRRHQRARGAGWITIEETVDLPGALRRAAGSGVVLVDCLTLWVNNLLYEETLRSAREDGTEGPAGASGMSEDEMEARSRDVLRACADIPGTVIFVTNEVGMGIVPENALSRRFRDLAGRCNQVIAGGADRVVLMVSGIAATIKGGDLRRNE; translated from the coding sequence ATGGCGGAAATCATCCTGGTCACGGGGGGGAGCCGAAGCGGCAAGAGCCGTTATGCCCAGGAACTGGCCGAATCCATGGCGGGGAAGCGGGCCTTTGTCGCCACCTGCCCCGTCGTCGACGAGGAGATGGCCGAGCGGATCCGGCGCCATCAGCGGGCCAGGGGGGCCGGCTGGATTACCATCGAGGAGACCGTGGATCTTCCCGGAGCCCTTCGCCGGGCCGCCGGCAGCGGCGTCGTCCTGGTGGACTGCCTGACCCTCTGGGTGAACAACCTGCTGTACGAGGAGACGCTCCGGTCCGCCCGGGAGGACGGTACGGAGGGGCCGGCCGGGGCCTCCGGTATGTCGGAAGACGAAATGGAGGCGCGGTCCCGGGACGTGCTCCGGGCCTGTGCGGACATTCCCGGGACGGTGATCTTCGTGACCAACGAGGTCGGCATGGGGATCGTTCCTGAAAACGCCCTGTCCCGGCGTTTCCGGGATCTGGCCGGACGGTGCAACCAGGTCATTGCCGGAGGTGCGGACAGGGTGGTTCTGATGGTAAGCGGGATTGCCGCGACGATCAAAGGCGGCGATTTGCGGCGGAACGAATGA
- the cobT gene encoding nicotinate-nucleotide--dimethylbenzimidazole phosphoribosyltransferase — protein sequence MTILEQTLSRIAPADPEARARARRRLEQLTMPHWALGRLMDLAEDLAGMTGRMPPHVAGKTVVTMAADHGVASSGVSLYPREVTVQMVRNFVGGGAAINVLARLAGARVVVVDMGVDGDLGDLAREGRILSRRVGSGTQDISRGPAMSRDQAVRSLEEGIGVALELAEETDVFATGDMGIGNTTPSSALVSVFSGADAAEATGRGTGIGDEQLARKVAVVRQAIEANRPDPADPVGVLAAVGGFEIGGIAGLILGAASRRKPVLVDGFISTAGALVAARLAPVSTQYMIASHRSMEQGHRIALQALGKRPLLDLDLRLGEGTGAALAMNLVEAAVRILTEMATFEEAAVSRSPA from the coding sequence ATGACGATCCTCGAACAGACGCTTTCCCGCATCGCTCCCGCCGATCCGGAGGCACGCGCCCGGGCCCGGCGGCGCCTCGAACAGCTGACGATGCCCCACTGGGCCCTGGGCCGGTTGATGGACCTGGCGGAGGACCTGGCGGGCATGACAGGCCGGATGCCTCCCCACGTGGCCGGGAAGACGGTGGTCACCATGGCGGCGGACCACGGCGTCGCCTCCTCCGGTGTGAGCCTGTACCCCCGGGAGGTGACGGTCCAGATGGTGCGCAACTTCGTCGGGGGCGGGGCGGCCATCAACGTCCTGGCCCGCCTGGCGGGGGCGCGGGTCGTGGTGGTCGACATGGGAGTCGACGGCGACCTGGGAGACCTGGCCCGGGAGGGACGGATTCTCTCACGGAGGGTGGGCTCCGGTACGCAGGACATCTCCCGGGGGCCCGCCATGAGCCGGGATCAGGCGGTCCGCTCCCTGGAGGAAGGCATCGGCGTGGCCCTGGAGCTGGCGGAAGAGACGGACGTCTTCGCCACCGGCGACATGGGCATCGGCAATACGACGCCGAGCAGTGCCCTGGTTTCCGTCTTCAGCGGCGCCGACGCCGCCGAGGCGACCGGCCGGGGGACGGGGATCGGCGATGAACAGCTTGCCCGCAAGGTAGCGGTCGTCCGGCAGGCCATCGAGGCGAACCGGCCCGATCCCGCGGACCCGGTGGGTGTCCTTGCGGCGGTGGGCGGCTTCGAGATCGGGGGCATCGCCGGGCTGATCCTCGGCGCGGCGTCGCGGCGGAAACCGGTCCTGGTGGACGGATTCATCTCCACGGCGGGAGCCCTGGTCGCGGCCAGGCTGGCGCCCGTATCCACGCAGTACATGATCGCCTCCCACCGGAGCATGGAGCAGGGACACCGCATCGCCCTCCAGGCCCTCGGGAAGCGTCCCCTCCTGGACCTGGACCTGAGGCTCGGGGAGGGAACCGGGGCGGCCCTGGCCATGAACCTGGTGGAAGCGGCCGTCCGCATCCTTACCGAAATGGCCACCTTCGAGGAGGCGGCTGTTTCCCGGTCTCCGGCATGA